The following are from one region of the Nostoc cf. commune SO-36 genome:
- a CDS encoding BREX system Lon protease-like protein BrxL, with amino-acid sequence MNSWEATTYNNDLVREVFGNLCIDKTRLPSSGLSSIGVPSFVAEWLLDKIVPGSGTLTSIELEKIDSFIKKAFPRKDDRNEIIFDLTQGEIRKLIALMQVRIKLEQGGKVIPEPLAQIPVLNLTECSIATDIVERYKILLRQGIWGKITLAMLPDGKVEVMDFEPFQCSQVDLQGYAECREKFNTQQWRDLIFCSMGFNPQHPSYQQEAKTWILARLLPLVEANYHVIELAPKGTGKSFFFENISSKVTLISGGKVTPAQLFINGRTKEVGLLGRHEVVVLDEVQSLTFDNPEEMIGPLKNYLASGRYNRSGFADISSDCGLVMLATALPAIMQYSFSYCLSPNIAFSFEDVPHSCRKCCNIELDDQLEPRNEDNLIANLPKFFAETALLDRLSGIIPGWKIPKFQKEMIASQVGLKMDFFGEVLLSLRQDNRFRFYVEQHTKFAKNVTIRDQNAILKSASGFLKILYPHLELTLMDYERDCLEPACKLRQAIRNSLYYLDEEFRQFLVEKFMWRQSKY; translated from the coding sequence ATGAATTCTTGGGAAGCAACAACCTATAATAACGATTTGGTTCGTGAGGTTTTCGGAAATCTCTGTATTGATAAAACTAGACTCCCATCTAGTGGACTCAGTTCTATTGGCGTGCCTAGTTTTGTGGCTGAATGGTTATTAGATAAAATAGTGCCCGGTTCAGGAACACTTACATCAATAGAATTAGAGAAAATCGATAGTTTTATTAAAAAAGCCTTTCCCCGGAAAGATGACCGGAATGAAATTATTTTTGACCTTACTCAAGGGGAAATCCGAAAACTCATTGCTTTAATGCAGGTACGCATTAAATTAGAACAGGGAGGAAAAGTAATTCCTGAACCATTGGCACAAATTCCGGTATTAAATTTGACTGAATGTAGCATTGCGACTGATATTGTCGAACGTTATAAAATACTGCTACGCCAAGGAATATGGGGCAAAATTACTCTAGCTATGCTTCCCGATGGCAAAGTTGAAGTGATGGATTTTGAACCATTTCAATGTTCACAAGTTGATTTACAAGGCTATGCGGAATGTCGGGAAAAATTTAATACACAACAATGGCGGGATTTAATATTTTGCTCAATGGGTTTTAACCCCCAGCATCCCAGTTATCAGCAGGAAGCTAAAACATGGATATTGGCTAGGTTATTACCATTAGTGGAAGCTAATTATCATGTCATAGAATTAGCTCCTAAAGGTACTGGAAAAAGCTTCTTTTTTGAAAATATCAGTAGTAAAGTTACTTTAATTAGTGGTGGTAAAGTTACTCCTGCCCAATTGTTTATCAACGGCAGAACTAAAGAAGTTGGGTTACTCGGTCGTCATGAAGTTGTGGTTTTAGATGAAGTTCAAAGTTTAACCTTCGATAATCCTGAAGAGATGATTGGCCCACTGAAAAATTATCTGGCTAGTGGTCGTTATAATCGTTCTGGTTTTGCAGATATTTCTAGTGACTGTGGGTTAGTGATGCTAGCTACAGCGCTTCCCGCTATTATGCAATACAGTTTTTCTTATTGCCTCTCTCCTAACATAGCTTTTAGCTTTGAGGATGTACCTCATAGCTGCCGGAAGTGCTGTAATATTGAATTAGACGATCAATTAGAACCACGCAATGAAGATAATTTAATTGCTAACCTCCCCAAGTTTTTTGCCGAAACTGCATTATTAGACCGATTATCTGGTATTATTCCCGGCTGGAAAATTCCCAAGTTTCAAAAAGAAATGATAGCTTCTCAAGTTGGTTTGAAAATGGATTTTTTTGGTGAAGTATTGCTATCTCTACGCCAAGACAATCGCTTCAGGTTCTACGTAGAACAGCATACTAAATTTGCCAAAAATGTAACTATTCGTGACCAAAATGCTATTCTCAAATCAGCATCAGGTTTTCTAAAAATTCTCTATCCTCATTTGGAATTAACATTAATGGACTACGAGCGTGATTGCCTGGAACCCGCTTGTAAACTACGCCAAGCAATCCGAAATTCGCTATATTATCTCGATGAGGAATTTAGACAGTTTTTGGTAGAGAAATTTATGTGGAGACAAAGTAAGTACTAG